The Leisingera daeponensis DSM 23529 genome includes the window TTACAACCCCAGCTTGGAACGGGTTTCCATGACATTGGATTGGAATTTGTAGCCCTTTTTCATCCCGGAATACTTTTTGATCCCGGAATTCTTTCCGGCCAGCGGCCACCATTCCGGATCATTGGGCCAGCTGCGCCAAACGGTTCCCCAGCGGTCAACCACGTGGGAAATACAGGTCTGATCGCCAAGGCTTTTTCCGGCCTGGCCACCGTTTGGCCAGTACCAGGAGAGCTGATGGCAGACGCTGCCCTGCGGGTCGATTTTCCATTCCCCGGCGCCCAGGCTTTCACTGTTTTCGCCGCACCAGGCGCGGGCTTGCTGGTTGGGGGCATAGTATATGCCGCCGCTGCACCCTTCGGCCCAGATATCAGTCTTTCCGGCATAGATCTCCGCGATGCGTTGCGGAGAGGCGGGCTTGGCGCTGCGAGGTTTCGGATCCGCGAGAACAAGCGACGGAAGGGCGCCCAGAAGGACAGTTGCGGCGAGTTTCGCAGCCAATTTCATGTAAAATCTCCTACGGTTAACAGCAGGCGGTCAACAAAGGCCGCCCTGGAATCTTGCGTGTTTCTTGCCTCGCCCCGCATGGCTTCCTGGCACAAAGCCCTCGCCTTTCAAGCCAAGGCCGCTGCCGGGACGCGGCTTCTTCAGAACAGAAAGTTGGACGCGTCGTCGAGCTGTTCGACGGTCGTGTTCTGCACCGTGATCGTGACATTTCCGAAGTAGACGAACACATCCTCGCCCTGCTGGTCGAAATCCACCCCGTTCATGCCGGACGCTCCGCTTTTCACGTGGATTTTGTCAATTCCGATTTCGAAGTCGGTAATGACGTCCGTGTGATCGTTCCGGCTGAACACAAAGACATCAGCGCCAGCCCCTCCGGTAAGCAGGTCATCGCTTTGCCCGCCTTTCAGGGTGTCTTGCCCGCTGCCGCCGCGCAGGGTGTCGTTGCCGGCGCCGCCAAACAGCTTGTCGTTTCCCTTGTTTCCAAGCAGGGTGTCGTTTTCAGAGCCGCCGGCCAGCTTGTCGCGCCCGCCTCCGCCAATGAGTTCATCACTGCCGTCTCCGCCCTGCAGCAGATCCCGTCCGCCGCCGCCCAGCAGCCGGTCATCGCCGCCCGCGCCTGTCAGCGTGTCGTTGCCTGCGCCGCCCCATGCGGTGTCGTTGCCGGCGCCAAGACGGAGAATATCATTTCCGCCCCGCGACCGGATTTCGAGACCGGTTCCGAGGTTCAGGGAAATGTCGTCATCTCCGGAAAACAGTCTCCGCACGAGTTGCTGCCCGCTCATCGCCTCATATTCCGCGT containing:
- a CDS encoding DUF995 domain-containing protein, giving the protein MKLAAKLAATVLLGALPSLVLADPKPRSAKPASPQRIAEIYAGKTDIWAEGCSGGIYYAPNQQARAWCGENSESLGAGEWKIDPQGSVCHQLSWYWPNGGQAGKSLGDQTCISHVVDRWGTVWRSWPNDPEWWPLAGKNSGIKKYSGMKKGYKFQSNVMETRSKLGL
- a CDS encoding calcium-binding protein; this encodes MANAFIGGLNGAPTLNRLLAFENFDESASTEIDSFSIEMTALDGSVLTLTGNFTSTLQSDWEIYSLSYSDGDTSLVSISGFALPYAEYEAMSGQQLVRRLFSGDDDISLNLGTGLEIRSRGGNDILRLGAGNDTAWGGAGNDTLTGAGGDDRLLGGGGRDLLQGGDGSDELIGGGGRDKLAGGSENDTLLGNKGNDKLFGGAGNDTLRGGSGQDTLKGGQSDDLLTGGAGADVFVFSRNDHTDVITDFEIGIDKIHVKSGASGMNGVDFDQQGEDVFVYFGNVTITVQNTTVEQLDDASNFLF